In the Ptychodera flava strain L36383 chromosome 23 unlocalized genomic scaffold, AS_Pfla_20210202 Scaffold_23__1_contigs__length_28996876_pilon, whole genome shotgun sequence genome, TACTTAAGAATCTTCATACTCAGAGTGGTCTTTTGCATTATAAAATATCACACCCAGCACCTGCTTGATATCCCTACTTCATTGATTATGAGCTTAACAATAATAATATGAGAATATCCAAAAACACATGACTTGATATTATTACACAAAATAGGAAACTTCAACTATCATTGATCATTGAAACTGCTGATGATTTTAATCGGAAATACTTTAAAAAGGGTAAAACAGATTTAGAATTACTCTTGCTATATGACTGCTTGTGAGAAGCAGTATCTACTTCCTAATTAAAGTATGCAAAAATATAGAATGCCAGGCATATTGTCTATTACATTCCACAGCAGGGATTTTTACATACGTTATATTGCAAAATTCGGATActgatttttattaaaaatagcaGAAAAGTCATGCTTTCAGTGGTTGGAATCAAAGTTAGTTAATACCATAAGTAGTAGTATTTGACAGAACATTGCAAAACTCACCTCAATGGGGATATAATGCAGTAAAAGGGAAAACAGCACATTATTagtttttgacaaactttattATATCAAGAGTGTAAAAGCTAGATAACTACCTGCCTACTGCTAACAATAAACTACCCACAATGTTCATTTCTTTATGACCCTATAGAATTCATTCAAGAAGATACAGAATCTGCACATGCTAAGATGGCCATGACATTGTATTAATTGTTAAAGGTGGACACACAATACACCTTATTGAAACACTCTTTGCGTGATTCTCATAGAAATGGCAAACAGACATCAACAAATCTTAGATATTTTCTCCAATACAGCTTGGCAAGTGAACCCTAGCCATGGTTTTCAGTTTCACTTTCCAGTCACAGACAAGATACCGCTGTTGCGGTTTCTCAGACATTACTGCAGCCTCGATTGCATCCACAACCCAGTCCATGCCCCGGTACCCTTCTATGCAATACTTAGACATGATATCAACTTGTGCCTCGAAGCTGTCCTTCCCATAATCCTTCCTGATCTCATCTGTGGCTTCATTCCATAACTTGTCGCCGATTTTACGGACACTTTCCGGAGTGTAGATACCAGTGGCTACGATAAAGTTTGCAGGTTCAACAACGCAAACGGTAACTCCCCAGGGTTTCATCTCATATCGAAGACAATCCGAAAATGACTCCACACCGTGTTTGCAAATGGTGTAGGCAGACCGACTAGGAGAATTGATCAGTCCAAGTATACTTGTCACGTTGACTAAACGACCTAAATAGAAGCCAAAGCAATCAATATTCacaataaattacaaaatgaattttcattttgttgtcaGCGTCATCATCCCTCTGATCTGGTATCGAACAAAAAGTGCAATAAGTAGAAAACAGTATCTAATTTGAATACATGCAAATTCAAATAATTTGAAACAGTAGATGTCTTGAACTTATATAATATGTCACTAGTAGGACCTTTAGGAATGTGTTTGTCAAGaattaatttattttgcttttcgTCCTAGTGttgtgtaggtcattttcccccacactcatgacctgagagtaattagtctagaacattctcaaggtcactgttcTTTACAATCTcacgaccttgaattcaattagtcatatttggaatgttctggaaatttaattagctGTGTAAGGAGATAATTTTAAAACAGTGTTTAGCATGTCAAAAGAAGTTCTaaattgttcttatatgctcttatataacCACATGGGTATAAATATGGGAccggcacagcttgcagtcagacattttgggattgtgtctcttgcgtgttactaCAAAACTctagcagtattaatttcaaaacttgtcaagaccttcactgtcatgCTTGATTTaaactgtggactttgtgcaacatCACGCCTGcaagcaagccaaaggactacATCGGTCTGCTTCACTGTCTGACTTTTGGACCATTGccatcccagctgagataagtagcctgtacgcTTTTACAGTTCGTGTTCTATCCCTTGACTGAGAGAttagttttaatatttgtaataaatttcgttttatacggaaactgctgagtttacccttttgttcttttttttaatCACGTAACACTAGGTTACACCCTAATTGACTAGAAGTACACCTATTGTCAATATACGCATGCCATAATCAACGTTTCATCCAGCTTTAGGCAAGGTTGCAGAGTTTCAGCCCATAATGCCAGTCAGCTCTGCATGTAAAGCATGATAGGGGTTTAGACAAACAATTCGACGACACCGAAACATACCACTTTAAGGATCGTTCGCTTCTCCCCATCTACAGGCATACAACACTGACAATgtaaaaagtatatttttatatGAGTACACACAAATAACGATTACCTCCTGATTTTGTTAATTTATAGATATTTCTTTTATGTACATCGAATTTTTTTACCCTGATTAATTGCGACGCAATCTGTTGAACACTTATAGGAtcacttttcaatattttgctaATGTTACCACGATAAGCTCAAAGGATCGTCAGAAAACCATCGACAAATTCCTTTCTTATCTACAAGTGTTAGACGCTCCTTTCACTTGGTGCATTTTCACTAAAAATATCAACCGGATTATTATTGAACGAAATAATTATATGAAAGtcatatatgtaaaaataaatatcaaaacgcGAAGAAAAGCTGGGTTATCAAATTGTAGATTTTTACAGGGTCTGTTGATGGCCttacacaaaataaataaaattgtcatcaaatgaaaatgatcCAAGACGACTAATAGTTAGATGTACAGACGGAAAAATATGTATCAAGCCAATCGAAATGAAACTATACGCTCTCAAAACTGATTCCGGTGAATTCTATAAATAATGTAAACGACGAGCCAATTGAAATGTGATCTTTGCCTGGCTTAGCAGCAACTGATTATCAACAGAGGTAAGCACAACCTTCCCAACAAGCGTTCTAAACTAATCCCCAAATGCGTACATGAacataaatttacatgtcaaagTCCCGTACCGCGTACTCACGCTGGATCACTCTACAGAATCAAAGGATTAGTTATTTGATAATTGTTTGTCTGATAATCGTGCATTGTCTCGTCCCTTGTACATTAAAGACGATTTGCCTctctgataaatttgaaaatattcatcgATTTTGATAGCCTGGGATTTAGTCTGAGAAAgggaaaatcacaattttgttttgaaagacaaACAATGGGAATAATGCAGCAATCAATGTAATCCCAGAGGGACCCCACATAGGGCGATACGGTTCGTGTTTGCCGTGAAACTATACCGAGGCTCGAGGGCTGGGGCAATTGCCTCATAGTGATGCCCCTAGTCACCTTCCCGGACAAGCGCAGGATTTGTGAATGCCAAACCCATTGGGATGGGGGAAATGTTGGGGGATTTCCCTGATTGTCTTGCTCCAGGGAGTGAGGCATTTGGCAATTTCAAAAGACTAATTTCCAATCTCCCAAAATGCCCCGAGGGGGATTGGGGTTGATATTGACTGCCCCATATGAGCAATTGTGATATTTTCGTATCCTCATTCAATTTTTGTCGAGTTGAAGGACTTGATAAATACATTGGTCAGATGAAggttaaagggacagtagctgtaaccgTAGATGAAGTTACACCcatggccactttagtgttgatcaagcctgtctggtacaagcagaaattctgtctgcagaagggtgataaaacggttactttaccctgtatcagtggtgataatgatgctactatcggtaccccgtggacacgccgattagcctgaaattagggagtgattataaaatacactgtatacaaatgatgttgaccacagcatttgccctatcagtactcagtatctgctaaaattcatgtgtttcaaatgcagtcagtgttaaagaaaatcacacattttgtgccgatttcaatattgcagtgaatgaataccaacgatactacAGCGTGTACCGcaagtgtcgtgttcagactctgttcagacgcgggaattgagaaaatgccactttgaaaatgttagcgatTAAATTACAAACATCGCCCGTTTTGCCtgcaaactttcgaaataaacattcacttgcactaagccatgtttctttcctacaaaccgtgaataaacttactccaatttcacttggtacgaGAGAAGAGGTAAGAAAGTAAGTCGaggtaacattttacatgtacatgtattcacatgtaTGTAACCATGAgcgacacttttctcatcccggttgaagggaactTGTGCTGATAAATGTacatctcttccaaacttttctggctccctccacgcttatcttaaaacgcTTGCTTGTTTCTTTGTAAGCTCCTCGTGGTACCTCGCTAGGTGCCGGATTTCCACCACAatctcttatattttgaacaatcaagcttgCTACGTCCTCACTGAAGGAGTTGCCCCTATGATATTCGCGACCGTTGTTACtgatgttcattgtcggagtgcagacttacagcgtgtctacagtgcagtgttgtgatcgatttgaattgggcaggcgagacattttagtagaacgttatctcaatcctaacagtggggtgccgatagtgaaccttttacatttattacaccgatcaccactttgttccgtttatacaaacagaatttctgcttgcaccagacaggcttaatcaacactaaggtggccacgggtgtaactTCTATTTCgtttgcaagttcttgttctactccctaaagtatgccttgatatttaaattattttacttAGTCACACAGCGtctaaatgtattaaatacactgttattttttttcaaatttcgattTTAGTCTACAGATGAACAGGCTGACTTGACAAAATAAATACTCTGTAGTAGAACGATTTTCCTGTACTGTATTTGAAACTGCACTTGACGTGAACAAAGTCAAGAAAAGTCACAGCTGGTGGCCATCGAATTTGTAACGAAGggatgagaaaaatgaaaataataggTAGACTTACAAATAAATTGATGATtgcttttattgaataattctGTTACTATTTTGCCAAGTATTAACTATTTCACTGTATGCAGTACTaaatacaaaattcatcaattatacaatatatatatatatatatatatatatatatatatatatatatatatatatatatatatatatataattatataattatctATCAATCACCTAGTAAATGATTGACACTACAAAAGGCATCAAGGTTTTACatagcaaaaattaaaaatatggaCTCCAGGACTTTTCTGACTTAAAGAGGGTACCATATATAGTTTTTATAAAGCAATAGCTTGAATCAAATTGTCTTGCTTTGATAGGCACCTTTGCCATGTATAAGACAACGAACAAATAATTGCTCGAAATCCACTTCAGTATAGCAACCATCAACTCGTGATCAATAGTCGAGCTGTATTTTGTATAGCTATAGGCAACACTGTGGCAATCATGTTAGAGATAACAACACTGTTGTTCTTGTACCAGATTAAAGTAATACTTATTTGCACTTTGCTTATTAGGTTATAAATTATGCATGGAAGGCGTTAAGTTTGAGATAAACATGCTCTTCTATTATGACATTCATCATAGAAAGCAAGACTCGTATTTACTTTGCTGATTGGGTAATAAATAATGCATTGAAGCCGTTTCCTTATCCCGATAAAAGTATGAAAGCCTGAGATATACATGTTCTATTATAGCA is a window encoding:
- the LOC139123866 gene encoding D-beta-hydroxybutyrate dehydrogenase, mitochondrial-like codes for the protein MKPWGVTVCVVEPANFIVATGIYTPESVRKIGDKLWNEATDEIRKDYGKDSFEAQVDIMSKYCIEGYRGMDWVVDAIEAAVMSEKPQQRYLVCDWKVKLKTMARVHLPSCIGENI